The Fusarium fujikuroi IMI 58289 draft genome, chromosome FFUJ_chr05 DNA segment TATTATAGTTGAAATGAGGCAATCCGCTGAATCATCACCATCTATCAGCTACACATACCAGAACACTATTGAGCGCGACTAGTAATGGCCTCCGGAACTCAAGAGTCAGCTATTGCCGAAGGCCGCCAACTGTATGGCGCCAAGCAATACAAACCCGCCCTTAAGCAATTCACCAAAGTACGAGGCCTATTGTGCACAGCTTGCCTGCCTAGTTACTGACTATTCACACCAAGGCAATGCAACTCTGCGTTTGTGCTCGACAAGAAAAACGGCCACGATGTAGCTGCAAAAACTTCGAAAAGGTTGCTTCTGAGGGCGGCTCTATCTTCTACGAGGCCATGCATACCTGTGCCTGCAGGGTGCGCAAGACGTTTAGCAAATGCGATAATAAGCTACACATACAAGCCCTTGACTACCGTGCCGCAACAtttgaagagatgaaggagcttgagaggGCTCAAAAGGACGCTGAATGGATACTAGAACTTGCACCACGGCTTCCAGATGTTTGAACCTCCCCACCAAACACATTTCAGCAAGATACTTACTTGTTCAGGGGTATTTACGACTGGGCAAAATATCGCGCCTCCAAAAGAAACATGAATTCGCATGGAAAGTATACACTGCCGGCATCGAAGTGGGAAATAAACACCGTCTTGCTGAATCGCCTAAGTTTCAGGTGCGGAGCTGCTTGTTTATGCGAAAGTGAATGGATTTATTTACTGATCTGATGCTAGAAACTCCGAGCCGCAAGACAACCACTGCACATACGGTTCTATCGCAAAGACCCCTTAAGAAACCCGCAGGAGATTGTTCAGCGTATCTTCCACTACCTCGATTTCGGGTCTCTCGTCCGATGTACCGGTGTCTCCAAGGAATGGAGGCAGTACCTTACTAGTCATGGCAATGAGCGGCTGTGGCGTACCTTGTTCTTCAGAGAGAAACTTGCTCATGACCGGCCACCTGGCGTGAAGTCACTTAAGAAATTGATTTCCTTCTCCGGAAACGACGTCCGTCAGATCATTGTCGAGGACATATCTCGCTTCAGACTCACTCAGCACAAGTTAGTTGCCCTATTACAAGGGTCAAAGAACCTTGAGCATCTCGAATTGAGGGGCTCTACTGAAGAAGACCTAAGTATACCGGAAGCAAAGGGTATACTTAAAAAGCTGAACCATATCATTCTGCAAGACATAATCATCACGAAGCCCCATATCATGGTATCGCTCTTACAACATGCCCATGAGAGCTTGCAAACTCTACACATTGACGGCTTACCCCAAATCGACTCATCAAACCAGGCCATCTTTCCACACTTACCTAACCTTCAGTACATGCGGCTTGAAGAGCCTCGAAGACCGAGCCCTTTCAGACTGCGTATGGTGAGTGATTTTATTCCCTGGAAAACTGAGCGCCTAACTGACTGGGTGTAGTGGCATCTGGCCTCAAAGACGCCACGCATGCAGCAACTATATCTGAAAGACGTTCAACTTTCTGGGGATCTTCCTGCAGATGCTAAACTGGATGAATTTTGGCCAGAACTCAAAGCAGTTACAGTACATGGACCCAACGATTCTGACCTGAACACTGCACAAACAATCCAGCAAGTAACTTCGCTGCGTGGAGGCCACACACTGCAATACATTGATTTTGATTTTCGATGGAGacctgatgatgaggggcCTCTTGGCTTGATCATGTTGTCCGAGATACTGAATCGAGAGCCCGAGATGCTGGCCACCGATGGGTATGAGAAGAATTGCCAGTATTCAGATCTCCGGTCATTACGTCTCCGGCGAGCAATGGTACCGCCATTAAAACTGCAAAAGGTGCTTCGTGATACCCTCACTTCGCACAAGCTCCAtactcttgatcttgccttTCCTCTCGATTCCCAAGGCGTCCTCGAAGGATCTGGCAGTACCAAACACATTCAAGATCATGCCTGGTTGCGCGGAGAGCCGGCTATCAGGTCTATCGGGCTTTCAGAATTCCGATTCCGCTCATATCCCAAAACCATCGACGAGATGTATTTGCCGAACTTTCTAGCCAGCTTCCCTAACCTCGAGATTCTTGAAATCAACTCGTCGCATTATGAGGCTCGCGAGTTGTGCATTATGATCGAAGCGATACTCAAGGTTACCCACATACAACGGATTTACCAGAAAACAGTTCATGGGGAATGGGGAGACAAACTTCGTAAAGTGACAGAGATGCACGGAGTAGAGCTTATATGGGGCGACAGGCCAAGGGAATGGCCACTGAAGATAGATGGTTAGTCCCAATTGCCCCCATTGAGGCATTTCatttagaatataattttatCTTCGCCATAAGATATACACTCGCGGGGTTCATATGGAGGTGAAGACCTCGCATCGCAGGCTTGCGATTCATGGCTGTCGGCCCCTCAAGACTCTAGCATTGCACACAAAATAACATGAGACAAATCAAGTGACATGCTATCAATCAATTCTCTTTCCGAATGCGTTATATCGAGCATATCGTTTCCCCCTTCGATATCAGTCCAAAGACTTCTGTGTGGACGTTTCATACCCCGATCTAAGAACAACAATCCCAACGCCTGTCGTACAAATATGCATTCTGAAGACAGCAACGATAGTTAGAATATCTCAACCAACGATGTTTGTAGTTTAAGCTCTGCCGACCTTGAATGATAGAACCTGAATGTGCTCCGTTAGCATGCAGTTTGGGGAAATGGAAGATTACAGCATACATCATTCTTGCCCACAGCGACAAAATCGTCTTCAGATACTCGGATATTTCCAGCCCCCTCGACAAAGGCGATAGGTGCATCTCCCATCACTTTGCGAGCCACGTCACCGACCGTGCTGCCGTTCTTAACAAGAACACAATCGCGGAAAACAAACTTGGAGTCCGAAGCACCAGAACTGAAGGTAGAAGTATTCCGGACGGGGAAAACGGGCACGAGACCAAGGATCTCAGCGGCCTTAGAAAGGACTTGAACGACACCGGTAGATCCAAAGCGGTAAAGTACCATGTCCTTGAGATTCTCGATTCGATTACGATTTTTCTCGTCGAGGTCTTTGAGGCCACCGCCCGTCGGGTCGCCTTGCTCAATAAGATCCTCCTTGGTGTCAATAAATTCACTGCCTTCGATATACTTGATGTAGCCCTGTTTAGCCATCTTTCGCAAGAAAATTTCCGAGATGGCTGAACATAACACAATGGTATTAGGGTCCTGCTGCTTGGCGATTTTGGAGATGTTTTTATCAGCGTCTGGGTGATCGATTTTGTTGAGTGCGATGACCGTAGGAAACTTTTCATCAATGAAGGCATTGACGACCAGCTCTACGGTCTCATTAGACCAATCCTCTAGGGGTTCCTTGATGCCGCAGCGATCAAGAGCACGGTTCACAATGGTCGATGTCGCACCGTAACCGGAGAACTGCGCTTGCAGTGTTTCTGTAGCAGTTGCCTTGATAGCCTGGTGCCTTCGTCGGATAGATCCCCATCGTTGCATGAGATTGCCGAGAACCCAAGCTACGATCTCGCTTCGTAGCCAAGCAATGTCCACGGAAGGATCATAGCCTCTTGTCTCCTTTCCTTCAGCATCGACAGTACCCGAAGCATCGACAACATGAATCAGAGCATCAGCATGTCGTAAGTCATCGAGAAACTTGTTTCCAAGGCCTCGGCCCTCGTGAGCACCGGGGACGAGACCGGCgacgtcaagaagctcaatagGTACAGAACGACGGCCCTCGACGCAAGCTCCATAATTGGGTTTACATCTATCTGATACGTTATACCGGGCACAAGCACACTCGATCTGAAGATAGCCGATTGCACGCTGGGGATCAATTGTGGTGAACCTAGAAAGGTCAGCTCTCGCAACAACCACGAGCTTTCAGGGCTACAGGCTCCAAAATGCAGAGCAACAGAGACATGTAGTGTAAGACAAGGGTGAAGCATACGGGAAATTGCCTATTTCATTTCCGATCAGCGCCAAGTTCCAACAGCTTTGGCCAGGGTCTTTCTACCAACCAACTTTAGACGAAGCATCAGTTAAGCTGTTGAGCGTAGAGCTCTTACCAGCCGAGGGCTTTCCCACGAGACCGATGAGGGGATCGCGAGGCATAACGAAGAAGCGTTTTGCTCAGTCCAAGGACTTAATAGAGGCTCGACTGAGTGTAATAAAGTCGCTAGATGCAGCCCTAATACAAAAAGACCAGGGTTTGCTTTCGTGGTTGGAGTCCAAGACAATATCTACTGACGTGCGACTTGTCTCTGACAAAATAACGGCAGAACACCGATGCACTGATTGATCCTTATTTAGGTATGTTATCAAAAGGGCGGAAAGACTCTGCCGGCGATATGACACGAAGGCAATGAgtgtacggagtacggaTATGTGACTCCAGTTTCATCGTATGAAGGCTTCTCGGCGCAAAATTAGTTCTTGGCCAAAAGAGGCTGAAGTGGGTCTAGCTTTTGTGGTCGGTGGTAATAGCCCGGGTATGTCTATCTGAACCTTTTCCATTTGTCTCACGCTTAAGTTGTGGTAAGCATATGTGGTAGTAACCGACATTCTCTTGTTCAAAAAGCCCGGGAGCCTTTGCTTTTCCCACCTAATAGACCTATCTAGGGCTCACTCTTTCGGACCATGGTTTCAAAATCAACCTTACCCATCGACATTTTCCCAACCTGGGCACGCTTGAATGATGTGGAATTTACCAACGCCAGATTGCAAGAGACGGATGGAAAGGGAATTGGCTTAGTGGCCACCAACAACTTGACAGCAGGTGTAGAAACATGGGGACTTGAAGGAACAGAGGATAAACCAGAGACAGACGACCAAGTTTGCAATTCAGATGGCGAAAAGGGCGAAAGAGCTAGGGTAGAGACTCATGGCCATGTCAACAACCACCTAAAAAAGATACTACAGGTTCCTCATGATTTGATCCTTTCAACCGCTTCCATCGAAGAGTATTCCAAGGTCGACCAAAACTTTCGGCAACTGCTTGACTCTGCAGGACATCAGGTATGTCGCTAGACCAGAAGACATCTGTTCTCCAATACAGAAATAGCTCTAGTCTCGGAGCGTGCACTAACAACCGCTGACTGTTCCTCATCGAAGTCGACCCGGACAGATATTATGATGTATCTCTTGGCACATTTAGTTCTCTCCAGTCGAGATACTTCGAGCCCAAGAGATCTTGTGCCAACACCATGGACAGAGTACCTGAAGTTTCTGCCTCGTGATATCCCAGTCCCAACAATGTGGTCGGAACTTGAGCGAGCTCTGCTCCAGGGCACTTCGCTAGAGGTATGTGTTCCCACAAACACACGAGCATAATTAGACCCGGGGGGTTGCGGAGCCGCAGGCTCTTGCTAGAAGAAGGATTTCCCCGCAACGGAACAAAAAGGATTCTAACTACACTGTAGGCTGCACTGGACGCTAAGCTATCAGCTCTGAATAAGGAGTTTGATGAGCTCATTGAAAGATCATCAGCTCTCCCGTTTTGGAACTCGTTCTTTTGGGAAAGAGAAGCGGTGACTATTGGCGATTGGGTATTAGTTGACGCGTGGTACAGATCTCGATGTCTGGAACTACCGAGATCTGGGCACGCGATGGTTCCTGTACTTGACATGGCTAATCACTCGCACTCCCAAACTGCTTACtatgacgaagacgatgaagacaacATTGTCTTACTCTCTCGGCCCGGTATGGAAATATCCATTGGAGACGAAGTGAATATATCCTATGGAGAAAAGTCACCCGCAGAAATGATTTTCAGCTATGGGTTTATTGACCGCGAGTCCACTGTAGAGGAACTGACTCTACCTTTGGAGTCTTTGGCCGATGATCCATTAGCAAAAGCGAAACTCCACATTTTTCGAGGGTCACCAACTCTTAAGCTATCTCGATCAGATGGGGAAATAAGCTGGCAATGTCCCTTTGTCTACTTGATGTGTCtgaatgaggaggatggtCTCGAGTTCAGGGTCCTCCAAGGAACAAACGGAGACCGGGAGCTAAGGCTTTTCTGgcaggaagaagatgccacGGCTCGAGCGAAGGATTTTGgggatctcatcaagaaccacCCCCTCTGTCAGATCTTTAGGCTTCGAGCTGTTTCGGTCTTGCACGAGGTCGTAACCGACCATCTCATGCAGCTCTCTTCCGAGATTTCCCATGATGAACTTGAGCCATTGCTCCGGGCCGGACAGATCAGAGACGGCCGCCTTCAGCTGGCTCAAAAGCTCAGAGAAACCGAATCCAGTGTCCTTGAAAGCGCTGTCATAGCTTTGGATGAACAGGTATGTACTtcagtatttctttttcattTCAGCACATCCATCCATGACCGATGATGTGGCAAAGAAGTCGACAAGCCGAGTGGCTCAGAGGACTATGACTTGCCGCAGCTTGCCCTATACGCAGTGGTGCTATTTTTTCGAATTCCCATGTTTCATGTATGCGGTCCTGGCCAAGCAGCACTTGGATCAAAcacttccccagattccccGTAAACTCCCCCAGGTCCTTGAATGTCAGGGAACGTTCTCCGCATTCCTGGCTTACTAGCCTGTACCTATGTCCCGAAACCTAGTTAGCAGGAGGTGCTCGGTCACACACCGAGCTTTCTTTACACTTCTTCGCTACATCTGCTTGCACGATCCAAAATGAGTAAACGACTAACGTTGTGCGTCATCGGGACGGCGTTATAGAGGACCCATCTTTTTGCGGACGACCACGTGGTAGCATATCTCGGATCGATGGAAGTTTCCCAAGACAGGCAAGCGTTTCAACCAGCGAccaatgaagaagaggatttCAGTTGACCGAAGCACACCTtgcattggattggatgcttGTCGGCTATTGTTGAGCATTGACATGCTGGGATTGTGGGGCAGCCGGCAATTGCTTCACCtgctgtacggagtacatccTTGCTTTTCTCTGTCTGTAGCATGAATGGCACTCTGCGTGACGAAGCTATTGCGAAACCATCACATTGGCATTCGCGTCACTTTAGAGAATTCTCAGCTTTCTGTTCACCTTCTATCTCTTAGAAGAGTCATGTGGATTAGGCCATGGGCAAGTGTCTGGTAACCAGTATGTATGCAGCTCCCCAAGTATTCTCATTCCGCAACGTAGAATGCGATGTAGCCTCTTTCAACTTTCGGACCAACTAAACCTCGAGATGGCATCAACTGAGATTCGGGCAAATTCCGTTTGCAAAAGTCCATTGTTGGCTGAATCAATTAGAGCAGTACTGAGAATGGCATCCTCCTGCTACTTTCCTTGCCGACTATCTCTAGGATTCGCGAAAGCATCTGTAACACTTTTGTTCAAGGGATCTGCCTTACGTACGGAGTGCTAGCAGAGAAACTAGTTGTGCCATACTTTTGAGGAGACCATAAGCCCCTGAATAGCCATTGATGCCAGATAAATCAGAACCCTCTTTCATTACCCTGCCTCGTAGAAGCAGACGGGCCATGAACGTTCTGGGGAACCTTAACACAACACGAAAGCCTTTCAATTCATGCGCCGCCGAGATTGCCGAGGAAAACTGCGTCTCTCTGTTCTATTGTGCGggtcaagaacaaggctcATCGAGATTGTCTATcctaaaaaagaaatgtACATCCTTTCGGTTTCCCCAGATGTTCGCCAGGTTCAGATCCCGTTGAACATGATCTACCTCCCGGGCGGTTCTCGTGGAGAAACGCGGAGAAAATGATGCCACTACAGTCGTATATTAGCCACACCTCTATCTCCTCTAAAGACACGCCATGTCGCCCAAAATCgcgacaacatcatcgcaTATGCACTATACTCCTTCGACAAATTGCACAAATTACTATGCAAGCCCCTTATTTTTTCCACTGCATCGCGAATGCAAACGGGACCCGGGGATGAATTTATCACTTTAGCAAGCTCTTAGTGCCCCAGAGAGATGGCGGCTGAATCGACGAGACTACAAAAACGGCGGACTGAGGGTAACTATGGGCATAGACACGTTGTGGCACGAATGTGTAGTTGAGTAGGTAGTTGAACTCTTTGTCCAGTTACGGTGTGTGCTGTATAGGATCAATGAGCCCGGTGTATAGAAAAATCATCCATGTGACCAGTTGGGCTGCAGATAGAAGTGGTGACGGCAAGGTGTGAGTAACGTCTCGGTAGGTAAGAAATGCTTGAGTTTCTACTCAGAAATTTCCCCTGATAATATTTTCCAGCTCTAACCTAGTAACGACCAATAAATGGGATCCAGGCATTCCGATGACAGCCACAAAAGTATCAACAATATTCCCCTGATAATATATTTGTCGTGTGTCGAAGAGGCGGCACTGTTCATGATGCCTGCAATGCAAGAAATCATAGAGAATAAGGCTGGGCGTCTATTCGTGCTTGGGTTTCGAGATTGACGGCATCGGCCCCTATCGAGGACCCCCAAAAAGAACTTCCCATCCACTAGAGATACCCGTCCGTAACTATATTTCAGTCACGGCTCGAGAtagtttgttgttgttgagaaatgAAGCTTGTCTGCCAACAATCTCGCCGTTAGTTTCATGCCCCAAGCAAGACAGGTCCGTTGTGGGAAGGACTAAGACTATCTAGCACCAGGGTACGCTACAGTTAGCTGCGGATCAGTGATCTGCGACAACTAGGTCCCTAGTCAACGACTGCGGCTCCGAGGTGGGTCTTTTGCGGTTCCCTCAGGGCGTGAGGCTTGAGGCTAAGCCTGCTAGAGAAGCGATCTCAGGGCTGACAGTGTTTGACATGCAAATCCAAGGCGTGGCCTGCTGATGGTTGTGCTTCGAGATCAACTGGAAGCTCGGGGCGCATGGCAATAAGGCGGGTCAGGGGTGGGCAAAGGCGTCCGTTAATGAGGTTCGACTCAGCTCGTGTGAGCAACCCCCAAACCAGCCGAtgatctcctcttcacctAACACAGAGTTACACCGGAGGCGTCCACCGCGGTGAGTGTACTGTATACCGCAATTTCTTGGTGTAAGTTAGTTGGTCCCAGCTTTGCGGAGCTTTCAATTTGTTAACCTCCCCCTTACTTGGGTTCTCTTACCTGTGCCGCTGTTGTATTGTTCTAATATCTACATTTAAGGGTCAGAATAGCTGGATCTGCGTATGCGTGTTTCTTAGCTGAGTCAGGAGCGTTATGAGAAAACTTGCGAGCTCAAGAGGCTTAATAGCTCGCCACATCTCTCATCCGGTTCACATCAGGTACCTCGGAGTTCCCGGGGGAAACAAATGCTGGGATGTCCAGGCTTATAATGCTAGCACATACAGCATCATGACCAGTTCATCTCACGATCATATCTGGGGTTATCGTGGATCATGGGTGAACTGAAGGGTCCATCTACGATCATCGTGAAGATATGCCGTTGTGGCATCACCCTGTACACGATATGTCTCGTGAGATGCCCAGAGACCGGAGACGTGATAGAGGTGCATGGGGTGGTTAATAAGTGCCTGTTTACTAGTCAAAACGGGAGCCGCTCTGCTTTTGCGGCTCCGTATATGCCAGCAGCCAGTAGGCTTGGACCTATTTTCAAATATTGTCAACTCAACCAAGCTAGTGAGCGCTATGCCCCAGCACTAATATCAACCTCGTGGCTCGGCGGCATCGCAAAGGAGAAGCATTGGCCCGTAATAAGCCCCGCGtgttaaagaaaatattacAGGCTTTGTTACCAACGGAGGTTGCGATGAGGTGAAGAAAAACTCCATGATCGAAAGGGATGTCGATACACCAGGAAGTGACATGGAGAGTTGACCATGTTCGGTCGGAGCCACAGTCTGTAGGCCAAATGTATCAGAAGAGATAAATGGAATATGTTTACTAAAATTTAAATCGAGGTGCTGCCACAAAATGCTCTACCTATATTCATCGCGGACAGAGAGTCAATGAAATGCCCGTTAATCTGGGGTAAAGGACCCAGACCATAACTGATTGGACAAGAAGCGGCCAGTGCCGGGTTGGGTGTGATGCCATGGGCTGTTGTGAACATGTCGGAGTGTTCTAGAGTTTTGCGAGTGGTGCCATTTTCTTCCCCCCCAGCCAAGGGCCACCATTGGCTGAGCGAAGAATACCTGGAGCTGAGAATGACCTCTGTATCTAGTGTTCACTTGTTCAGGTCACATTTGGGTACTTCTCTTGACGGAGCTTTATTGATCTTTACATTTTTTAAATACTCGTCTCCCAGTGCTGAGGAAGTCAGGGCCAAAGATTGTATATCCTTTGACAGTTGATAAGAGCTAGAATCGTCGATATGTTAATAGCCACTAAACAGAGCATAAGTGGTAATCGGGACCATGTATAGAGCCAAGACATAGTCAGAGGAATATGCTCTTTGAAGGAAACCTTTTGTTTTCCCCCTTCTTGGTAAGGTACTTAAAGCCCTGCAGTTTCCGTGTTAGGAGCTGTGTAAGAGAATGCATATCAGACTCAGATTACAGCCGACGCTTGTAGACAAAACGAATACAACATATCGCAACTCAATGTTGGGTACTGCATTGTGAATAGCACATAGtggatcttggtcttggatgaGAATCCTAGCATTAACGTCGGATACGGGGAAACCGGCTACCCctagaaaccggccacctgctttttaacctaactacctaatttataatatcttaattaatttataactctactaattttaattatatagatttataaatagtattaattaatttagaataataaaatttactaaaaaagatatatatactactctttaaatagttttagAAAgagtttctataaataaagctataatagcttatagtatgaactatttaatactttaagccTGTATTAAAGGggctataatactaaaagaagcttataaacttaaataaaagttcttaattatttagaaAAGAAGTTTAAGAGATtagattatagtttaagcTAACTTAAGATATCctgtattatattaataggtttaatactttataagctAGATTGTAATATATAATGGCtttctaaaaggtattagaaaatactaattaaaagcttttttaaataggaataaagaagtaaagactttatttagtaaatatatagattttaagaGGTTTAATAGAGCTTTTACTAAACTTATTAAggccttctttatattattattaatacctatagtttaaatagttaagtaaaagaatagatataatattaataaagttaaaataataaaagggatagaactaaatagtctattttttaagttaaaagataaaaaattaatatttatttattagcctggtttaaggtcttaaattataatccttaagtatattttagtaatagggaaggtcttaagacctttagtaatctttaaagggaaaatagtttaataatagtattttctagagaatttagactttttaaaagcctaaaaatttACTAGTAGTAAGAAAGGCTagataaataactatatagcaCTTAtttagcttaaaatagtatttattttattaataaagcctaagaACCTAAAAGAACCCtatctttttatctttaatagttatagaagttatataactaaagactttttatttaagtattataataataatatatttatacttttccttttagtatattttttttatatcttttagctactaaatattatagtctttagACTGTTAAAGAGGGTATATAGGAAAttccttttagatcttacttctattactaatttaagctatattaataagattacctttttatatacttataataaagcttaaaaagaagctattataaagttaaatgcCCTAGCTGGCTAAAAAGCAATTAGACTGTAGTTAGTTAATTTagtaaaggtcttaataaacctaatagttatttagACTTTTAAAATACTagtttctattattatagctatttctttAGTAAAAGGAAAGAATTCCTATTTTctaataatgccttaattatctatatagctttattaagtcctttaagctattttaagtattatctctaataacctaattattaggctacttttctataaaattagcagttaattaaatagttataacttccttattaaatactaaaaaagagaaattataataatataattaaaataaaaagaatatctattaaaaaaaaggaaaaaagttatatataatagaaatgctaagtttataaaggttCTAGCAAttttaaaggcttataaataaatataaaaagtactataattaaaaagaatattaaaatatatctaaaaaataaaatttaa contains these protein-coding regions:
- a CDS encoding probable GTP-binding protein, which gives rise to MPRDPLIGLVGKPSAGKSSTLNSLTDASSKVGNFPFTTIDPQRAIGYLQIECACARYNVSDRCKPNYGACVEGRRSVPIELLDVAGLVPGAHEGRGLGNKFLDDLRHADALIHVVDASGTVDAEGKETRGYDPSVDIAWLRSEIVAWVLGNLMQRWGSIRRRHQAIKATATETLQAQFSGYGATSTIVNRALDRCGIKEPLEDWSNETVELVVNAFIDEKFPTVIALNKIDHPDADKNISKIAKQQDPNTIVLCSAISEIFLRKMAKQGYIKYIEGSEFIDTKEDLIEQGDPTGGGLKDLDEKNRNRIENLKDMVLYRFGSTGVVQVLSKAAEILGLVPVFPVRNTSTFSSGASDSKFVFRDCVLVKNGSTVGDVARKVMGDAPIAFVEGAGNIRVSEDDFVAVGKNDVLSFKVGRA